A region of the Legionella sp. PATHC035 genome:
CGAGCTCTGTTAAAACAACATCTTTAACCCGCTCTTCGCCGGGAGTGATTACTGAATAGGCAATTTTACCATTTTTTTCCCTTATGTAGATGTGTTTCTCTTTTAATTCGGTTTCATCCGACATGAAACAAAGCCCGTAGCGAGGAAAATAAGGAACTATTAGAGGACTCACATGTTTGCTGTATAGAATGTCAAAAATTTTAGTGTCAATTTGCTCCAGTATTTTAGATATCTGGTTTTTCTTAAATGACTCTAATAATTTTACATATTCTTCAAATATCATTTACAGTAGCCTAATCATTAATTATTTTATTGGGCATTACTAAGTCGGTACTAATAATACCTCAATTTGGCAATATTTTCGACTGTAATTCTCGATAAAACAACAATAACTTCAGTCTCTATTATTTAGGCTCAAGGGATTTGGAACGTATTTTTACGGATAATTCCAAAGTAAACTCTGCCGCCAGCTCGGTGAAACCAGGGTAATCTGTATAGGCTTTGATTTGGATGGGTTGAGTTATTCGTTCCCCAGTTTTTTGGGACTCGTCTAACATAGCTTCGACTTTTGCCCCTTCACTACAAACGAAATAAACATCCGACTCAGGACGACGTAGGAATTGGGCCTGAAATGATTTAAAAACAATAGAAGCATTTAATTTTTTTTGGCTTGCATGATAAAAACTATGTAACCCTCCCGCTAAATCAGCACCAACACTGAGTGCGCCGAAATACATGGAATTTAAATGATTACGACTGCGCCGATTCAAAGGGAGGCAAACAATGATTTCAGTATCGGTAAGTTTTATGAGCCGGGGTTTTAAGTAGCCGATCAGGGGTACTTGAAAATGACTAAACTTCCAAAGAAAGAATTTAAAACGAGTCAACATGTTCATTGGCTTTCCTTTTTTACCATATCCATACTTTGAATGAGCAAACGTCCCTGGGGCAGTGGATTTGCCTCAATAACTATGAGGGAAAAAGCAATCGTGAGATTTAATTCAGGAATTGAGACCACTTCATTAACCCGCCAATAATGAATATTTAAAGCGATACCTTTTTCAGCAATATAGGGCTCTGTAACAAATACTGGATGAAGTGTGAGCTGTTGGCTTTTGATCACCTCAAGATAATTGCCCAGGAAGTCGGTTAAGGCATTCCAGGCATTCCCCGTATAATTTTTATGTAATTCTGCATCATTACTAGAGTCATAATTGTAATCTACGGATAAAGTATTCAATAGAATTTTTTTCACCCATTGACATACTGCTGCATCATTTTGTGTATATTCATTTTGAGCATAAAGAGCATATGGAGATATGAAAAGAACGAGCCATAGCAATATCCTTTGCAAGAGCGTATTCATATTTAAAATCCTTTTAAGTTTTTAAAATGAAGAGGTTAAGTCTTTTTATTGTAGTACAACCTGTCTAATAGAAACAGGAATCGAACAATTTCATTTTTTCTCTGCAAAAACATGCTAAAATAAAAAATTATTTTTGATCTGTTTCCAAAGTAAAAATGCTTATTTGATCTATACGATCTATTTTTTTGACGTATAATTAAATTTTTTTGAAGCCGCAAATAATTAAACCATAACTAATCTGTCTTAACCAAAATTATCGAATTTTATGCATACTATCACCATACGTGGTGCACGAACCCACAACCTTAAAAATCTTGACCTGGATTTACCCCGCGATCAACTCATTGTCATTACGGGGTTATCCGGTTCAGGGAAATCCTCGTTAGCCTTTGATACATTGTATGCGGAGGGGCAGCGTCGCTATGTCGAATCGCTCTCCGCTTATGCACGACAATTTTTATCGATGATGGAAAAGCCTGATGTGGATTCAATCGAGGGTTTATCACCGGCAATTTCCATTGAGCAAAAAGCAACCTCGCACAATCCTCGCTCGACTGTCGGGACTATTACTGAAATATATGATTATTTACGGTTACTCTACGCACGAGTGGGCGAGCCTCGGTGCCCTACGCATCACGTCAGTTTGCATGCGCAAACGATCAGTCAAATGGTAGATCAAGTACTTGCCTTACCTACGGACAGCAAAGTGATGATTTTGGCTCCGGTTGTGCGTGAACGTAAGGGAGAGCAGGTCCAGCTTTTACAGCAGTTACAAGCGCAAGGCTATGTACGCGCTCGAATTGATGGAGAACTCTATGAGTTGGATTCTCCTCCTAAGCTGGGTTTACGTACTAAGCATACGATTGAAGTCGTGGTCGATCGTTTTAAAGTCAGGCCTGACATTGCGCAGCGCTTAAGCGAGTCCTTTGAAAATGCTTTAAATTTGGCAGAGGGCCTTGCAATTGTTGCTTCTATGGAAAATCAATTTGATGATTTGGTTTTTTCTTCCAAATTTGCTTGCCCAGAATGTGGATACAGCCTAAGTGAATTAGAGCCCAGACTTTTTTCATTTAATAACCCAGTTGGTGCCTGTCCCTCTTGTGATGGGTTGGGTGTTGATCAGTTTTTTGATCCAGATCGTGTTGTTCATGATCAAACAGCCAGTTTGGCCGAAGGTGCTATTCGTGGTTGGGATAAAAAAACGACTTATTATTTTTCAATGCTCGAATCGCTTGCACAACATTATGGTTTTGATATTCATACCGCATTTTGTGATTTGCCTGAAGAAGTGCGCCAAATTGTCTTATATGGGGGAAATGAGGTTATCGATTTCCATTATCACAGGCCCAATGGTGGGTATATGGTGAAGCGACATGCTTTTGAAGGCATCATTCCAAACATGCAACGACGTTATCGGGAGTCCGATTCGGGAATGATACGTGAAGAACTTGCTAAATATTTATCATCGCGTCCATGTCAGAGTTGCCAAGGAACACGATTGCGTGAATCCGCCCGCAATGTGTTTATTGATAACAAAAATTTACCTGAAGTTACCGCTTATTCGATCGAAAAAGCCTATCTATTTTTTAAAAATTTGCATATGACCGGCTATAAAGGTGAGATTGCAGCAAAGATTAACAAAGAAATTGTTGAGCGATTAGGGTTTTTGGTCAATGTAGGCCTGGATTATCTCTCCTTAACACGTAGTGCTGAAACATTGTCCGGCGGGGAAGCCCAACGTATTCGTTTAGCCAGTCAAATTGGCTCGGGATTAGTGGGGGTGATGTACATTTTGGATGAGCCCTCCATTGGTTTGCATCAAAGAGATAACGATCGCTTATTAAAAACATTAATGCACTTAAGGAATCTGGGAAATACAGTGATTGTAGTGGAACATGATGAAGACGCGATTCGCAGTGCTGATTTTGTTCTCGATATAGGTCCTGGCGCTGGGGTCCATGGTGGGGAAATTGTGGCTCGTGGGACACCTCAAGAAATCATGCAATCTCCAGCTTCATTGACGGGTCAATATTTATCTGGGAAACAATCCATCGCAATTCCTGACAACCGCCGGCCAATTAATCCCGAAAAAATGATTCATTTAAAAGGGGTGGTTTGTAATAATTTATACGATGTCGATGTCAGTATTCCTTTGGGCTTACTTACTTGTATTACGGGGGTTTCTGGTTCCGGGAAATCCAGTTTAATCAATGATACTTTATATCCGAGTGCCGCAAATTTATTAAATAGGGCAAGTTTATATACTCCTGGTTCCGTTAAAGAGATCACGGGTTTAAATCTATGCGATAAGGTGATTGATATCGATCAGAGTCCGATTGGGAGGACTCCGCGTTCTAATCCGGCTACGTATACTGGAATATTTACTCATATTCGCGAATTATTTGCCGCAACTCCTGAGTCTCGGGCACGGGGTTATCAGCCTGGACGGTTTAGCTTTAATGTCCGTGGGGGGCGCTGTGAAGCGTGTCAGGGTGATGGACTGATTAAAGTCGAGATGCACTTTTTGCCTGATATTTATGTGTCATGTGATGTATGCAAAGGCAAACGTTACAATCGGGAAACGCTTGATATTCAATACAAAGGCAAAAACATTCATGAAGTTTTAGAAATGACGGTTGAAGATGCCAGCCATTTTTTTGCAGCGATTCCGGTATTAGCCAGAAAATGTCAGACCCTGATGGATGTGGGCTTATCTTATATCAAATTAGGGCAAAGTGCGACTACACTTTCTGGTGGGGAGGCACAGCGAATCAAATTGTCGCGTGAGCTGTCAAAGCGCGATACAGGAAGCACATTATATATACTCGATGAACCAACAACCGGATTACATTTTCATGATACCAAACAGTTGTTATCCGTATTGTTTCGTTTGCGAGAACAAGGCAATACCATCGTGATTATCGAACATAATTTGGATGTGATTAAAACGGCCGATTGGATTATTGATTTGGGGCCAGAAGGGGGTAGTAAAGGTGGGCGTATCGTGGCAACGGGGACGCCTGAACAGGTTGCCGAATGCGAGCATTCCTATACAGGGCAATTTTTGAAGCCTATTTTAGCTACACGCTGATTTTTACTACCCCTGTCTCATCTCAAAGTAAGCGAGTGGTTTCCCAGAGTAACACGGTGCTGTATTGTGGAGACCTCTTGCTGCGTTCGGGATGACCCGCAACCGGATTATGCATCAATGCGATTCGTTTTTTTTAAATAATTATATGCATAAAAGCTGATTGGCAGGAGTAATGCCCAGGTAATACCCACAGAAAGATAAAAGGGATAGCTTTTTTCAATGACTACAATATTGCATGATTCCCCAATTTTATAAGCAAAAGGCATCAAAAAAAGAATCAGTAGAAACCAAATGAAATAGTAGCGTGTGAATTTTTCATTAAGAATAATCAGATTTAATCCGAAACTTAACCAAATACAAATCATCCATGGGGCTGTAAAATAAGAACTGAAAGGATTTGCTTTAAAATAAATGTAGTTTTGATGAAGCCAAATTGTGTCTGTAAGCGAACCAATAAATGCAATAAGAAATGCAAAAAAAAGGGCATTTAAATAAGGCAATCGATTAATTAATTGCCATCCGATTTGCACGGCAATTATTAAAATGCCAATAATTGGCCCAAGATATACATTGTTTTGTGCTGCAAAATAGAAACAGGCTATCCAGCACAAATAATACGATGAAAAATGGATACACCATCCAATCCTACTTTTGCTCATTAGTTCTACTCTTATGTTTGGGGCAAAAACGTCTCCTTTGCCAATAGGCACATCATCCCAAGTGCCGCGAGGGCTCTCCTATTCCGGTGAACACCGTGCTACAGCACGGATCCGAATATTCGGAAGGATTGATATTTGTCCATCCCGCTTCGATGCTCAAAAAGCATACGCTTTTGTTCAACCTCGCATTATTTAAAAAGCGCGTACTGTTCTTTTTTAAATTTTCGATCTATAACTAAATTGTAGGAAATTTTGCATAGGAAGAAAAATGGGTACTTTTTTTATTGTTCTTATCATTATTGTAGTACTTTTATTCATATGGGCTATTGGTGTCTACAATACCTTAATTCACTTAATCGAAGCGATTAATAACGACAAAAAACAAATCGATATCCAGTTAGATCGTCGTTTTAAGGTATTTGAATCTTTGATCGAAGCCGTAAAAAAATACATGGATTACGAACAAACTACACTAAAAGACGTGGTTGCTTTGCGTAACCAGGCTCAAGTAGCCAAAGCTGCTGGGGATGAACAAGGGCGTATTGCTGCAGAGAATCAAATTTCCCAGATTGCTTCTGGACTTAATGTAGTATTCGAACAATACCCTGATTTAAAAGCAAGTCAGAATGTCATGCAATTGCAGGAAGAAATTGTCAATACTGAAAATAAGTTAGCTTATTCTAAGCAAGCTTATAACGATGGTATAGAGCGTTATAATGCCAAAAAGAAATCGTTCTTTGAATCGATGGTGGTCTCTTTTTTTGCATCCTCTTTAGATAAAGATTTTGTTTATTGGGGACTTCCTGAAGAGCAGATCCAGGCAAAAGAAAACTATACCGTAAAATTTTGAGTATAGGATATGGGGCTTGAAGAGTATCATGGCGGCGTAGGTAATTGGCGCGAGCAAATACGGTTAAATAAACGCAAGACACGATCAGTGATTGCTATGTTCATTGCGATTTATTTTGCTGTAGGCTTGATTGCCGATTTATTTATTTTGCATACAACTTACCCGCAAGTTACTCTTGAGCAATGTTTCTTCGCATTGATTCAGCTAAAAGTGATTCCTTATGCGACCATTCTTATGGTGGGTTTTGCGGTGGTGTCATTAATGATAACGTACGCATTTTACGATCGCATCATGCTATTAGGTACGGAATATCGTGAAATAACCCCCAAAACAGCCCAGAATTTACTCGAGCAACAGTTATATAATGTGGTCGAGGAAATGAAAGTTGCTGCCGGCTTGCAGTACATGCCCAAGGTTTTTATTATCGAAGCAGATTATATGAATGCTTTTGCAAGTGGCTACAGTGAAAAATCGGCAATGGTAGCAATTACTCGAGGTTTAATAGGAAAATTAGACAGGGCAGAATTGCAAGCGGTGATGGCTCATGAATTAAGCCACATTCGTCATTATGATATTAAATTAACTTTGATGGTGGCGGTTTTAAGTAATATTCTTTTGATTGTAGTCGATATTTTGTTTTATTCGGCATTATTTAGGCGCAACGACAGACGTGAAGATAACCGCCTGTTACTGGTTATAGTAGTCCTTCGTTATGTTTTACCTTTAATTACTGTCCTGTTAACTTTATTCTTAAGTCGAACACGTGAATACATGGCGGATGCGGGTTGCGTGGAATTAATGCGTGACAATGAGCCTTTAGCGCGGGCGCTCCTCAAAATTAGTGATGATCATGCGCAACATGTGGAAGAGTATACCCAAGAATACGGTAATACCCCTCACGAACAGGTCAGGCAGGCATCCTATCTTTTTGATCCTTCTGATATGCAACCGGTTAAATCTTTAAGCAGTGCTTTTGCAACACATCCCTCAATTGATGCTCGTTTACGCGCTTTGGGATTTAAGCGTAAGTAAAAAAGTACCAGGGTAACATCGTGTCCTTTATCTCTGTATGCCTCAGTTCTTGTGCAATTTTATGTTTAAGCATATGATTATACACGAAACCTACACTGGACTATGTCAACCCGAACTTAGTGCGTGTTCTCTAGTTATGTAGTATCAGCATTATGATATGATGCTGAAATTCGGAGATCATTAATCGTAGAACTCAGGATGACAGGGGTCGTGAAAGATTACTTAGGGTCTAAAAGTTTATACCTTCTCTAAAAAGGAATTTGGATGTGATGAAAATTCAGTCATTAGTTTTATCTGTTTTTTTGGTATTTAGCGGATTTGGTCTCAATGCAAATACGCTGTCAAAGGATGGTACAAGCAATCAATTAAATAATTCAGAATTTCTTAGAAAAATAACGCCAGAATTTCTGTATGGGTATACCGATTTTAATTTCGATTCGACTTCAGGGACCAATTTTAACCGATATAATGGACATTCAAATCTTTATTCAGCAGGAGCAGATCATGTTTCTCTAGGTCAGACTATGATGGTGGGTGTTTATTATTTTGGAATTGATACAGAACTTTCTTCTCAATTTTTACTCACTCCCGGCTCGGTAACTACCTCAGAACAGACCATACATAATCATACAATTTTTGGCCATTTGTTTAAAATTTTTACTCCCGAAATTTATGCTGATTTGGGTGGGGGATATGGTTTTAATAAGTTTATTACCTCAACGGAGATAGCCACAGAGCCTGTGCCATTAATCGCTCAAGCAACGAATAATAACAACAACTGGTTTATTAGCTTTAATGGAATTTATAGAAAAATCTGGAAAAAATTTCTGTTGAGAGCCAATGCCGGAGTGTTGTACAGCCAAATTGATACTGGACGATATAATTATTTTTTCCCGGCGACTGATACCTTTCAAGTGATTGAACCTTTGACGAATAAAGCAACTTTAATTTTGGAAAATATTGAATTAGGTTATTATATTAAGCCTACGGTGATGCCTTTTCTGAGTGGTGGATTAATTCAAGTAGCACAATTTTCCAATAGTCGCTCATTAATAAATCCTGCAAGCGTCATTAATGGTTCGCTCCCCCAATTGAACATGGATAAAAGTGGTTTTCGCGTAGGGGGGGGGATCGCCATAACCTATAAAAATGCAACCATCCGAATTGAAGAAAAATATTATAATGCTAGTGGCGTGTTTCAGAGCTATCAAACTCTGGCCGCATTGGAATATCAATTTGGTTAGGACGAGTTTCAACGAGACTCTCTTGACCAAAACCTGTTGATTTTTTGAAACCCGGCCCTAGGATAGAACTTGATAGCATCAACCCTTATGATTAAGACAAGGCGCAAAAAAATGAGGCAAAGAGGTTATAGGGCTCTATATCTTTGCTTCCTTTCAGTGTTGTGGCGAAGCGTATTAAGGACGATATCTCGTGAAAAAGAAAGATTATTTTTCGCCGAAAACTTTGAAATCTAAATGGATACAAATCCTTTTAGGTCTCTTCTGGGTGGCTCTGATTTTTTGCACGGATGTCATGCAAATCCCGCTTCTAAGTTCATTTATTACTCAATTAGACTATCGAACTTATGACCAGGTGGCTCAATTAAACTGGCGTCCGCATCAAACAATTCCTCGAGTGGTTATTATTGATATTGATAATAAATCAGTACAACAAGAAGGCCGATGGCCTTGGTCTCGCGACAAGATGGCTGATTTAATTAATCAACTAAAGAAAAATGGGGTCGTTACGATTGCAACAGATATTGTAATGGCTGAGGCAGAGGTTAATTATGCGATTGGTTTAAAAAATGAATTAAATAAATTAATGCCTCAGTTGTCCCTGGAACAAAAGCAATTACCTAATTTGCTCGAGCAGATTGCGCCGAAAGTAGACAATGATCGCATATTGGCTCAGGCATTGATGGATCATAATGTGGTATTAGGCTTTCTATTTCATAATGACACGCAAATTAGGAAAGGGGTGTTACCTCCTCCTTTAACTAATCCAGAGAATCAAGAGTTATGCAGAGAGCATCTGCCTCTTCATCAATTCTCTGGATATAACGGGTGCTTACCTTTATTTCTGAATGCATCCACCCAAGCGGGTGCGGTGACCAACGTACCCGATCTGGATGGGACGGTGCGACATGGACTTATGTTAGCCAGTTATGATAACAAGCTCTACCCGACTTTAGCTCTTGCAACGGCCATGAATTATTTAATGGTACAGCACATTGCACTTAAAATTCATGATCATCAATTATATGGAATACAAATGGGGAATGTGTTTATCCCTACAAACTCGCACGGACAAATTCTTATTCCATTTTGGGGACAAATTGGGACACTTAATTATTATTCTGCGACAGATGTGATACAAGGCAAAATTAACCCAGACGAATTGCAGGGAGCCATTGCTATCATTGGTTCAACAATCATCCTTTTGGCCGATTTGCACCAATCCCCCGTTGCCCAATCGTTTCCTGGTGTTGAGATGGTAGGGAACATGGTTCAAGGTATTGTTGGACAGCAATTGGTTTCAGAATTTGATTGGAGGACTACTCAAGGCAGAGTGTATTTAGTATTGATTGGATTACTGTTTACCTTTTTAATCTCTTTCCTGAGTGTTTCCGGAATGTTGATTCTTGCAGTGATTAGTATTATCGGTATTCGGGTTTTATCAATCTATCTCTTTGTATCCAAAAGTTTCTACCTCCCAATAGCACTTATGTTAACCTTAATCGTACTGATTACCGTAACGAATTATGCTTATTTGTTTATCATTGAAAGAAAACAAAAAAGAAAAATAAATCAGTTGTTTGGCCAATATGTCCCAGAGGCCTATGTTAAAGAACTCATCGAATCTCCTGATCAATACAGTATGGAAGGACAAGAACGTAACATGACGGTTCTATTTAGTGACATACGTAATTTTACAGGAGTAAGTGAAACTTTAGATGCATCTCATGTGAAGCGGTTATTAAATGCTTTTTTTACGCCAGTCACGGAGATCATTTTTAGTTTTAGAGGAACAATTGATAAATATGTAGGTGATATGATTGTCGCGTTTTGGGGGGCGCCTATACATGATGAGGAACATGCCTTGCATGCCATTAGTTGCGCGTTAACTGTAGCCCAAAAATTACCCGAAATTAATGTATCAATGCAAGAAAAAGACTTGCCAGCAGTGAATATCGGTATTGGCTTAGCAACAGGAATGATGAATGTGGGTGACATGGGTTCGGAGTTTCGCCGGGCGTATACTGTCATTGGCGATACAGTGAATCTTGCCTCTCGATTACAAGATTTAACGAAATTTTATCAGGTGAGTATTTTAGTGAGTGATGGAACACGTACTGGACAAAATCAATTTGTTTGGCGAATCATCGATAAAATTACAGTTAAGGGAAGAAAAAGTGGGTTGGTTATCTATCAGCCTCTGGGCAGGGTGAATGAAGTTTCTGAGGAGGTTTTAACGGAGCTCAAAGAGTACCATCAAGCTTTGGGTGAGTATTCCGCACAGAACTGGAAGGCTGCAGAAAAAAAATTTGCCTTGCTAAAAAATAAATTTCCCGATGTTTATTTATATCAGATGTATCATGAACGCAGTAAAGCGTTCATGAAAACGCCTCCTCCTGGCGACTGGGATGGAGTCTATACGCATCTGCATAAATGAATAAGGATAGGCTTATGCTTAGTACCCATAACTATTTTTAATGGAAAAATTGTACAGGAATCTATATGAAAAAAATAATAATTACAGGGTTATTCATGTTGGCCAGTCAAGTATTTGCGCAATCTGCGGCTACTGTTTTGTTCACCCAGAAAAAAGTACTCGCCAATCATAATGGTGTTGAGCGGGTGTTGACTCGTGGCTCGGCTTTGGATCCTGGTGATGAAGTGATTACAGGTGATGGTGCGGCAGCGAGCCTCCAATATACAAATGGCGCATTAGTTAACATTGGCAACAATTCAAATTATAAAATTCTGGCGTATTCGCCCAAGGAGTCT
Encoded here:
- a CDS encoding LemA family protein translates to MGTFFIVLIIIVVLLFIWAIGVYNTLIHLIEAINNDKKQIDIQLDRRFKVFESLIEAVKKYMDYEQTTLKDVVALRNQAQVAKAAGDEQGRIAAENQISQIASGLNVVFEQYPDLKASQNVMQLQEEIVNTENKLAYSKQAYNDGIERYNAKKKSFFESMVVSFFASSLDKDFVYWGLPEEQIQAKENYTVKF
- a CDS encoding DUF2878 family protein; this encodes MSKSRIGWCIHFSSYYLCWIACFYFAAQNNVYLGPIIGILIIAVQIGWQLINRLPYLNALFFAFLIAFIGSLTDTIWLHQNYIYFKANPFSSYFTAPWMICIWLSFGLNLIILNEKFTRYYFIWFLLILFLMPFAYKIGESCNIVVIEKSYPFYLSVGITWALLLPISFYAYNYLKKTNRIDA
- a CDS encoding autotransporter outer membrane beta-barrel domain-containing protein, yielding MKIQSLVLSVFLVFSGFGLNANTLSKDGTSNQLNNSEFLRKITPEFLYGYTDFNFDSTSGTNFNRYNGHSNLYSAGADHVSLGQTMMVGVYYFGIDTELSSQFLLTPGSVTTSEQTIHNHTIFGHLFKIFTPEIYADLGGGYGFNKFITSTEIATEPVPLIAQATNNNNNWFISFNGIYRKIWKKFLLRANAGVLYSQIDTGRYNYFFPATDTFQVIEPLTNKATLILENIELGYYIKPTVMPFLSGGLIQVAQFSNSRSLINPASVINGSLPQLNMDKSGFRVGGGIAITYKNATIRIEEKYYNASGVFQSYQTLAALEYQFG
- a CDS encoding PaaI family thioesterase, translating into MNMLTRFKFFLWKFSHFQVPLIGYLKPRLIKLTDTEIIVCLPLNRRSRNHLNSMYFGALSVGADLAGGLHSFYHASQKKLNASIVFKSFQAQFLRRPESDVYFVCSEGAKVEAMLDESQKTGERITQPIQIKAYTDYPGFTELAAEFTLELSVKIRSKSLEPK
- the htpX gene encoding zinc metalloprotease HtpX; the encoded protein is MGLEEYHGGVGNWREQIRLNKRKTRSVIAMFIAIYFAVGLIADLFILHTTYPQVTLEQCFFALIQLKVIPYATILMVGFAVVSLMITYAFYDRIMLLGTEYREITPKTAQNLLEQQLYNVVEEMKVAAGLQYMPKVFIIEADYMNAFASGYSEKSAMVAITRGLIGKLDRAELQAVMAHELSHIRHYDIKLTLMVAVLSNILLIVVDILFYSALFRRNDRREDNRLLLVIVVLRYVLPLITVLLTLFLSRTREYMADAGCVELMRDNEPLARALLKISDDHAQHVEEYTQEYGNTPHEQVRQASYLFDPSDMQPVKSLSSAFATHPSIDARLRALGFKRK
- a CDS encoding CHASE2 domain-containing protein, which codes for MKSKWIQILLGLFWVALIFCTDVMQIPLLSSFITQLDYRTYDQVAQLNWRPHQTIPRVVIIDIDNKSVQQEGRWPWSRDKMADLINQLKKNGVVTIATDIVMAEAEVNYAIGLKNELNKLMPQLSLEQKQLPNLLEQIAPKVDNDRILAQALMDHNVVLGFLFHNDTQIRKGVLPPPLTNPENQELCREHLPLHQFSGYNGCLPLFLNASTQAGAVTNVPDLDGTVRHGLMLASYDNKLYPTLALATAMNYLMVQHIALKIHDHQLYGIQMGNVFIPTNSHGQILIPFWGQIGTLNYYSATDVIQGKINPDELQGAIAIIGSTIILLADLHQSPVAQSFPGVEMVGNMVQGIVGQQLVSEFDWRTTQGRVYLVLIGLLFTFLISFLSVSGMLILAVISIIGIRVLSIYLFVSKSFYLPIALMLTLIVLITVTNYAYLFIIERKQKRKINQLFGQYVPEAYVKELIESPDQYSMEGQERNMTVLFSDIRNFTGVSETLDASHVKRLLNAFFTPVTEIIFSFRGTIDKYVGDMIVAFWGAPIHDEEHALHAISCALTVAQKLPEINVSMQEKDLPAVNIGIGLATGMMNVGDMGSEFRRAYTVIGDTVNLASRLQDLTKFYQVSILVSDGTRTGQNQFVWRIIDKITVKGRKSGLVIYQPLGRVNEVSEEVLTELKEYHQALGEYSAQNWKAAEKKFALLKNKFPDVYLYQMYHERSKAFMKTPPPGDWDGVYTHLHK
- the uvrA gene encoding excinuclease ABC subunit UvrA → MHTITIRGARTHNLKNLDLDLPRDQLIVITGLSGSGKSSLAFDTLYAEGQRRYVESLSAYARQFLSMMEKPDVDSIEGLSPAISIEQKATSHNPRSTVGTITEIYDYLRLLYARVGEPRCPTHHVSLHAQTISQMVDQVLALPTDSKVMILAPVVRERKGEQVQLLQQLQAQGYVRARIDGELYELDSPPKLGLRTKHTIEVVVDRFKVRPDIAQRLSESFENALNLAEGLAIVASMENQFDDLVFSSKFACPECGYSLSELEPRLFSFNNPVGACPSCDGLGVDQFFDPDRVVHDQTASLAEGAIRGWDKKTTYYFSMLESLAQHYGFDIHTAFCDLPEEVRQIVLYGGNEVIDFHYHRPNGGYMVKRHAFEGIIPNMQRRYRESDSGMIREELAKYLSSRPCQSCQGTRLRESARNVFIDNKNLPEVTAYSIEKAYLFFKNLHMTGYKGEIAAKINKEIVERLGFLVNVGLDYLSLTRSAETLSGGEAQRIRLASQIGSGLVGVMYILDEPSIGLHQRDNDRLLKTLMHLRNLGNTVIVVEHDEDAIRSADFVLDIGPGAGVHGGEIVARGTPQEIMQSPASLTGQYLSGKQSIAIPDNRRPINPEKMIHLKGVVCNNLYDVDVSIPLGLLTCITGVSGSGKSSLINDTLYPSAANLLNRASLYTPGSVKEITGLNLCDKVIDIDQSPIGRTPRSNPATYTGIFTHIRELFAATPESRARGYQPGRFSFNVRGGRCEACQGDGLIKVEMHFLPDIYVSCDVCKGKRYNRETLDIQYKGKNIHEVLEMTVEDASHFFAAIPVLARKCQTLMDVGLSYIKLGQSATTLSGGEAQRIKLSRELSKRDTGSTLYILDEPTTGLHFHDTKQLLSVLFRLREQGNTIVIIEHNLDVIKTADWIIDLGPEGGSKGGRIVATGTPEQVAECEHSYTGQFLKPILATR